One genomic region from Paraburkholderia azotifigens encodes:
- a CDS encoding TlpA family protein disulfide reductase, protein MKRILAIAAVAVVATVGGAVAGHWLLGNNDLAGVANAAPADSANAVNQLWAAKVTNADGAPQSLAGFKGHPVVVNFWASWCGPCVEEMPSLSALHKEYSKKGIEFVGLGVDSDKNIKAFLQKVPVNYPIYVAGFGGADLARAFGNNAGGLPYTVVIDAKGVVRSTKLGQIKPDELKRTLDAL, encoded by the coding sequence ATGAAGCGAATTCTGGCAATCGCGGCCGTCGCCGTCGTCGCGACCGTCGGCGGAGCGGTGGCGGGCCACTGGCTCCTCGGCAACAACGATCTCGCAGGCGTGGCGAACGCAGCGCCCGCCGACAGTGCGAACGCCGTCAACCAGCTGTGGGCGGCGAAAGTGACCAACGCCGACGGCGCGCCGCAGTCGCTTGCCGGCTTCAAGGGCCATCCCGTCGTCGTCAACTTCTGGGCGTCGTGGTGCGGCCCGTGCGTCGAGGAAATGCCGTCGCTGTCGGCGCTGCACAAGGAATACTCGAAGAAGGGCATTGAGTTCGTCGGTCTGGGCGTCGATTCGGACAAGAACATCAAGGCGTTCCTGCAAAAGGTGCCCGTCAACTATCCCATCTACGTCGCCGGCTTCGGCGGCGCGGACCTCGCGCGCGCATTCGGCAACAACGCAGGCGGTTTGCCTTACACGGTCGTAATTGATGCCAAAGGCGTCGTACGGTCGACAAAACTCGGCCAGATCAAGCCGGACGAGCTGAAACGCACGCTCGACGCGCTATAA
- the prmA gene encoding 50S ribosomal protein L11 methyltransferase yields MSYRELVVELAREHAEALSDALLELGALSVSVEDADADTPDEQPLFGEPGLTPERTAWTHSRVIALLAPEHEPAVLLAAAANELGLADTPSFSVREVEEQDWVRLTQSQFDPIPIGERIWVVPSWHDAPDPDALVLELDPGLAFGTGSHPTTRLCMEWLEQSVQRDQSVLDYGCGSGILAILAKKCGANPVFGIDIDPQAVESARHNSERNHADVTYGLPDDCPEGEFDIVVANILSNPLKLMASMLSSKVRPGGRIALSGILARQAEEVASVYRQWIDIAVWREHEGWVCLAGTRRESN; encoded by the coding sequence ATGAGTTACCGGGAACTGGTCGTCGAACTCGCGCGCGAGCACGCGGAAGCGCTGTCGGATGCGCTGCTCGAACTGGGCGCGCTGTCCGTGTCCGTCGAAGACGCGGATGCCGATACGCCCGACGAGCAGCCGCTGTTCGGCGAACCCGGTCTCACGCCGGAGCGCACCGCGTGGACTCACTCACGCGTGATCGCGCTGCTGGCGCCGGAACACGAACCGGCCGTGCTGCTGGCGGCTGCTGCAAATGAACTCGGTCTCGCCGATACGCCGTCGTTCAGCGTGCGCGAGGTCGAAGAACAGGACTGGGTGCGTCTCACGCAATCCCAGTTCGATCCGATTCCGATCGGCGAACGCATCTGGGTCGTGCCTTCGTGGCACGACGCGCCCGATCCGGACGCGCTCGTCCTCGAACTCGATCCCGGCCTCGCGTTCGGCACGGGCAGCCATCCGACCACGCGTCTGTGCATGGAGTGGCTCGAACAGTCGGTGCAGAGGGATCAATCGGTGCTCGACTATGGCTGCGGCTCGGGCATTCTCGCGATTCTCGCGAAGAAATGCGGCGCGAATCCCGTCTTCGGTATCGACATCGACCCGCAAGCCGTCGAATCGGCCCGCCACAACAGCGAACGCAATCACGCGGATGTGACGTACGGCTTGCCCGACGACTGCCCCGAAGGCGAATTCGATATCGTCGTCGCGAACATTCTGTCGAATCCGTTGAAGCTGATGGCCTCGATGCTGTCGTCGAAGGTCAGGCCGGGCGGGCGCATTGCGCTGTCGGGCATACTCGCGCGGCAGGCGGAAGAAGTGGCGAGCGTCTACCGGCAGTGGATCGACATCGCCGTGTGGCGCGAACACGAAGGTTGGGTATGCCTTGCGGGAACGCGGCGCGAAAGCAATTAG
- the accC gene encoding acetyl-CoA carboxylase biotin carboxylase subunit has protein sequence MFEKILIANRGEIALRIQRACRELGVKTVVVYSEADKEAKYVKLADEAVCIGPAPSNLSYLNMPALISAAEVTDAEAIHPGYGFLSENADFAERVEQSGFVFIGPRPDTIRMMGDKVTAKQTMIKTGVPCVPGSEGALPEDPKEIVKIARSVGYPVIIKAAGGGGGRGMRVVHTEAALVNAVNMTREEAGRAFGNPQVYMEKYLENPRHIEIQVLADSFKNALWLGERDCSMQRRHQKVIEEAPAPGIARRLIERIGDRCADACKKMGYLGAGTFEFLYENGEFYFIEMNTRVQVEHPVTELITGIDIVQEQIRIAAGEKLAIRQRDIQFRGHAIECRINAEDPFKFTPSPGRLTSWHMPGGPGIRVDSHAYNGYFVPPNYDSMIGKLIAYGATREQAIKRMRIALSEMVVEGIQTNIPLHRELMLDAKFVEGGTSIHYLENRLAAKLQAAPEEA, from the coding sequence ATGTTTGAAAAAATCCTCATTGCCAATCGTGGCGAAATCGCGCTCCGCATTCAGCGCGCGTGCCGCGAACTGGGCGTCAAGACGGTCGTCGTCTATTCCGAAGCCGACAAGGAAGCCAAGTATGTGAAGCTCGCCGACGAGGCGGTCTGTATCGGACCGGCGCCGTCGAATCTGAGCTACCTGAACATGCCCGCGCTGATCAGCGCGGCGGAAGTCACGGATGCCGAAGCGATTCACCCCGGCTACGGCTTCCTGTCCGAGAACGCGGACTTCGCCGAGCGCGTCGAGCAATCGGGCTTCGTGTTCATCGGCCCGCGTCCCGACACGATCCGCATGATGGGCGACAAGGTCACCGCGAAGCAGACGATGATCAAAACGGGCGTGCCCTGCGTGCCTGGCTCGGAAGGCGCGTTGCCGGAAGATCCGAAAGAGATCGTGAAGATTGCGCGCTCGGTCGGCTACCCGGTGATCATCAAGGCGGCAGGCGGCGGCGGTGGCCGCGGCATGCGTGTCGTGCACACGGAAGCCGCGCTCGTCAACGCCGTCAACATGACGCGCGAAGAAGCCGGCCGTGCGTTCGGCAATCCGCAGGTCTACATGGAGAAATACCTGGAGAACCCGCGGCACATCGAAATCCAGGTGCTGGCCGACTCGTTCAAGAACGCGCTGTGGCTCGGCGAACGCGACTGCTCGATGCAGCGCCGCCACCAGAAGGTGATCGAAGAAGCGCCGGCGCCCGGCATTGCGCGCCGTCTGATCGAGCGCATCGGCGACCGTTGCGCGGATGCGTGCAAGAAGATGGGCTATCTCGGGGCGGGCACGTTCGAGTTCCTGTACGAGAACGGCGAGTTCTACTTCATCGAAATGAACACGCGTGTGCAGGTCGAGCACCCTGTGACCGAGCTGATCACGGGCATCGACATCGTGCAGGAACAGATCCGCATCGCGGCCGGCGAAAAGCTCGCGATCCGTCAGCGCGACATCCAGTTCCGCGGTCATGCGATCGAATGCCGTATCAACGCCGAGGATCCGTTCAAGTTCACGCCGTCGCCGGGACGTCTTACGTCGTGGCATATGCCGGGCGGCCCCGGTATTCGCGTCGATTCGCACGCATACAACGGCTATTTCGTCCCGCCGAACTATGATTCGATGATCGGCAAGCTGATCGCTTACGGCGCGACGCGCGAACAGGCGATCAAGCGGATGCGCATCGCGCTGTCGGAAATGGTGGTCGAAGGCATTCAGACCAACATCCCGCTGCATCGCGAGCTGATGCTCGACGCGAAGTTCGTCGAGGGCGGCACGAGCATCCATTACCTCGAAAACCGGCTGGCCGCGAAGCTGCAAGCCGCACCGGAAGAAGCGTAA
- a CDS encoding ribonucleotide-diphosphate reductase subunit beta produces the protein MLNWDDEITAVTPSSASQQNVLRNAAGTAVGSQVETRSAHQAPSAQQVFANDIAIAPPAQAIAPAAASEARVNVADKRIINGQTDVNQLVPFKYKWAWEKYLSGCANHWMPQEINMSRDIALWKDPNGLTEDERRVVKRNLGFFVTADSLAANNIVLGTYRHITAPECRQFLLRQAFEEAIHTHAYQYIVESLGLDEGEIFNAYHEVQSIRDKDEFLIPFIHTLTDPAFKTGTLEADQKLLKSLIVFACVMEGLFFYVGFTQILALGRQNKMTGAAEQYQYILRDESMHCNFGIDLINQIKLENPHLWTPEFRAEIREIFKHAVDLEYRYAEDTMPRGVLGLNASMFKSYLRFICNRRCQQIGLDPLFPNEENPFPWMSEMIDLKKERNFFETRVIEYQTGGALSWE, from the coding sequence ATGCTCAACTGGGATGACGAGATCACTGCCGTAACTCCCTCGAGTGCTTCGCAACAAAACGTGTTGCGCAACGCTGCGGGAACGGCTGTCGGTTCGCAAGTCGAAACGCGTTCCGCTCATCAGGCTCCCTCGGCTCAACAGGTGTTCGCGAACGACATCGCAATCGCTCCGCCTGCGCAAGCAATTGCACCGGCTGCCGCTTCCGAAGCTCGCGTGAATGTCGCCGACAAGCGCATCATCAACGGCCAGACTGACGTCAATCAGCTGGTGCCGTTCAAGTACAAGTGGGCGTGGGAAAAGTATCTGTCCGGTTGCGCGAACCACTGGATGCCGCAGGAAATCAACATGTCCCGCGACATCGCGCTCTGGAAAGACCCGAACGGGCTGACGGAAGACGAGCGCCGCGTCGTCAAGCGCAACCTCGGTTTCTTCGTGACGGCCGACTCGCTCGCGGCGAACAACATCGTCCTCGGCACGTACCGCCACATCACGGCGCCCGAATGCCGCCAGTTCCTGCTGCGCCAGGCGTTCGAAGAGGCGATCCACACGCACGCTTACCAGTACATCGTGGAGTCGCTCGGTCTCGACGAGGGCGAGATCTTCAACGCGTACCACGAAGTGCAGTCCATTCGTGACAAAGACGAATTCCTGATTCCGTTCATCCACACGCTGACCGACCCGGCCTTCAAGACGGGTACGCTCGAAGCAGACCAGAAGCTGCTCAAGTCGCTGATCGTGTTCGCGTGCGTGATGGAAGGCCTGTTCTTCTACGTCGGCTTCACCCAGATCCTGGCGCTCGGCCGCCAGAACAAGATGACGGGCGCCGCGGAACAGTACCAGTACATCCTGCGCGACGAGTCGATGCACTGCAACTTCGGCATCGACCTGATCAACCAGATCAAACTCGAAAACCCGCATCTGTGGACGCCGGAGTTCCGCGCGGAAATCCGCGAGATCTTCAAGCATGCGGTCGACCTCGAATATCGCTACGCAGAAGACACGATGCCGCGCGGGGTGCTCGGCCTCAATGCGTCGATGTTCAAGAGCTATCTGCGCTTCATCTGCAACCGCCGTTGCCAGCAGATCGGTCTCGATCCGCTGTTCCCGAACGAGGAAAACCCGTTCCCGTGGATGAGCGAGATGATCGACCTGAAGAAGGAGCGCAACTTCTTCGAGACTCGGGTTATCGAATATCAGACCGGCGGCGCGCTGTCCTGGGAATAA
- the tpx gene encoding thiol peroxidase, with protein sequence MSQVTLGGNPIEVAGTFPSVGQAAPAFSLVGKDLKPLTLGDFAGKRKVLNIVPSLDTPTCATSTRKFNEAAAKLSNTAVIVVSGDLPFAATRFCTTEGIENVVTGSTFRGHEFAQAYGVDVTSGPLTGLTARAVVVIDENDKVVHAELVGEIKNEPNYDAALAALK encoded by the coding sequence ATGAGTCAAGTCACGCTGGGTGGCAACCCGATCGAAGTCGCTGGCACGTTTCCGTCCGTGGGCCAGGCGGCGCCCGCCTTTTCGCTCGTCGGCAAAGATCTGAAGCCGCTCACGCTCGGCGACTTCGCCGGCAAGCGCAAGGTGCTGAACATCGTCCCGAGCCTCGACACGCCGACCTGCGCAACCTCCACGCGCAAGTTCAACGAAGCTGCCGCGAAGCTGAGCAACACGGCTGTGATCGTCGTGTCGGGCGACCTGCCGTTCGCCGCGACGCGCTTCTGCACGACGGAAGGCATCGAGAACGTCGTCACGGGTTCGACGTTCCGTGGCCATGAGTTCGCGCAGGCGTATGGCGTCGACGTGACGAGCGGTCCGCTGACGGGCCTGACGGCACGCGCGGTCGTGGTCATCGACGAAAACGACAAGGTCGTGCACGCCGAACTCGTCGGCGAAATCAAGAACGAACCGAACTACGACGCAGCACTCGCCGCGCTGAAGTAA
- a CDS encoding DUF3426 domain-containing protein has protein sequence MLLATRCPFCETVFRLQPEQLTLRRGLVRCGHCKQVFDASSSLFDVSNGVGIDKAKPVTIDDVTAHTLDSLANGGAQSAAPEAKPVAPPVVTQVQEAAPAQPAEPAEPAEPASVSPTGPAVERETARAEDAHALHDTAAGTESAVDTEASAAQSAADAEHAPSPNEPDFRAEAWNPWAPAPDASIDRRIRHNASTIPINPVTIPRSAQPPLKLELTESEPMNLDKAIARKPVEPHLKAGVEQRAEPAAAVQTEPKFEPTVEAQAQPRIEEPAVSPTQPKAEPAFDTAPARDFERDMRERATHAWREPESLREPVETHPGQPEPKRGPGAPLPESFDDELNEPLRDKPRQAPFENDDRTVSPSSDHAGQHREREPYFGASSDEPDLEPRFGAGTGARDQYGEPYGGPFAATHGGDDDAFAVTREPREPETKRLMWQIAGGVGAGLLGCLLLVQLAWWQRETVMVAWPDSQALFVKACSNLGCKIEPPRDIDGLLVEPSDLRQVDGPHKLELKMPLRNRFDIALAYPAVELTLLDENNNIAVRRVLWPQDYVKPGTPIAAGLPARTTQTMIVRLDTGDTVASNFRVQIFYP, from the coding sequence ATGCTTCTAGCGACACGCTGTCCCTTCTGCGAAACCGTCTTCAGGCTCCAACCGGAGCAGCTCACGCTGCGCCGCGGACTCGTGCGTTGCGGCCATTGCAAGCAAGTATTCGATGCATCGAGCAGCCTGTTCGACGTGAGCAACGGCGTCGGTATCGACAAGGCGAAGCCCGTGACGATCGACGACGTCACCGCGCACACGCTCGACTCGCTCGCGAACGGCGGCGCCCAGTCGGCGGCGCCCGAAGCAAAGCCTGTGGCACCGCCCGTCGTGACGCAAGTACAGGAAGCGGCGCCTGCTCAACCGGCAGAACCGGCAGAACCGGCAGAACCAGCAAGCGTGAGCCCCACCGGGCCTGCAGTCGAACGCGAAACGGCGCGAGCAGAAGACGCGCACGCGCTCCACGACACTGCTGCTGGAACGGAATCGGCTGTCGACACCGAAGCGTCGGCCGCGCAATCCGCTGCCGACGCGGAACACGCACCATCGCCGAACGAGCCCGATTTCCGCGCTGAAGCGTGGAATCCGTGGGCGCCCGCGCCCGATGCGTCGATCGACCGGCGCATCCGCCATAACGCGTCGACCATTCCGATCAATCCCGTCACGATTCCGCGTTCAGCTCAACCGCCGCTGAAGCTCGAACTCACTGAGTCCGAGCCGATGAATCTCGATAAGGCGATCGCGCGCAAACCCGTCGAGCCGCACCTCAAGGCGGGCGTCGAACAGCGAGCGGAGCCGGCCGCTGCCGTGCAGACCGAGCCGAAGTTCGAGCCGACGGTCGAAGCACAAGCTCAGCCGCGCATTGAAGAACCCGCCGTTTCGCCTACCCAGCCGAAAGCAGAACCGGCCTTTGACACCGCGCCCGCGCGCGACTTCGAACGGGACATGCGCGAACGGGCGACGCACGCATGGCGCGAACCCGAGTCCCTGCGCGAGCCGGTCGAGACACACCCCGGCCAGCCGGAGCCGAAGCGCGGCCCCGGAGCACCCCTGCCCGAATCGTTCGACGACGAACTAAACGAGCCGCTGCGCGACAAGCCCCGTCAGGCCCCATTCGAAAACGACGACCGCACTGTGTCGCCGTCATCCGATCATGCCGGACAGCATCGCGAGCGCGAACCGTACTTCGGCGCATCGTCGGATGAACCCGACCTCGAACCGCGCTTCGGCGCAGGCACGGGTGCACGCGATCAATATGGCGAGCCATATGGCGGCCCGTTTGCCGCGACGCACGGAGGCGACGACGACGCGTTCGCCGTCACGCGCGAGCCGCGCGAGCCCGAAACAAAGCGTCTCATGTGGCAGATCGCGGGCGGCGTCGGGGCGGGTCTGCTCGGCTGTTTGCTGCTCGTGCAGCTCGCCTGGTGGCAACGCGAAACGGTAATGGTCGCGTGGCCGGATTCGCAGGCGCTGTTTGTGAAGGCCTGCTCGAATCTCGGCTGCAAGATCGAACCGCCGCGCGATATCGACGGATTGCTGGTCGAGCCGTCGGATCTGCGGCAGGTCGACGGTCCGCACAAGCTCGAACTGAAAATGCCGCTGCGCAACCGTTTCGATATCGCGCTCGCGTATCCCGCCGTCGAACTGACCTTGCTCGACGAGAACAACAACATCGCCGTGCGGCGCGTGCTGTGGCCGCAAGACTATGTGAAGCCCGGCACGCCGATTGCGGCGGGCCTGCCCGCTCGCACGACGCAGACGATGATCGTGCGCCTCGACACCGGCGACACGGTCGCCTCGAACTTCCGCGTGCAGATCTTCTATCCATAA
- a CDS encoding histone H1-like DNA-binding protein — protein MALAKKKPAAKKAAAKKVVAKKAAPAKKAAPAKKAAVKKVAAKKVAVKKVAAKKAAPAKKAAAKKVATKKVAAKKVAVKKVAAKKAAPAKKAAAKKVAAKKVAVKKVAAKKAAPAKKAAAKKAAAKKAPAKKAAAKKAAPAKKAAAKKAAAAPAKKAAPAKKAVAKKAAPAPAAPAASTAPAATVKTALNPAAAWPFPTGSRP, from the coding sequence ATGGCACTCGCCAAGAAGAAACCGGCAGCCAAGAAGGCTGCAGCAAAGAAGGTCGTCGCGAAGAAGGCTGCTCCCGCCAAGAAGGCAGCACCGGCCAAGAAGGCAGCTGTGAAGAAGGTCGCAGCGAAGAAAGTCGCAGTGAAGAAGGTTGCTGCGAAGAAGGCAGCTCCGGCGAAGAAGGCCGCTGCAAAGAAGGTCGCAACGAAGAAGGTTGCAGCGAAGAAAGTCGCCGTGAAGAAGGTTGCTGCAAAGAAGGCGGCACCGGCGAAGAAGGCCGCAGCGAAGAAGGTTGCAGCGAAGAAAGTCGCCGTGAAGAAGGTTGCTGCGAAGAAGGCAGCACCGGCGAAGAAGGCTGCAGCGAAGAAGGCCGCTGCGAAGAAGGCGCCTGCGAAAAAGGCTGCTGCCAAAAAGGCTGCGCCTGCGAAGAAGGCTGCCGCGAAGAAGGCCGCTGCTGCACCTGCGAAGAAGGCTGCGCCTGCGAAGAAGGCTGTTGCGAAGAAGGCAGCACCTGCTCCGGCTGCGCCCGCTGCTTCGACGGCGCCGGCTGCTACGGTGAAGACGGCTCTGAACCCGGCTGCAGCATGGCCGTTCCCGACGGGCAGCCGTCCGTAA
- the aroQ gene encoding type II 3-dehydroquinate dehydratase: MTRLLVLHGPNLNLLGTREPEVYGRVTLPQIDQALADRAADADVELATFQSNHEGALVDRIQAARTEKTDFILINPAAYTHTSVAIRDALAGVGIPFVEIHLSNVHRREPFRHHSYFSDQAEGVICGLGWKGYLYALEYALDRLAVGAAGSSRN, from the coding sequence ATGACGCGACTGCTGGTTCTGCACGGCCCCAACCTCAACCTTCTCGGTACCCGGGAACCCGAGGTGTATGGCCGGGTCACGCTCCCGCAGATCGATCAGGCGCTGGCCGATCGCGCAGCGGACGCCGATGTCGAACTGGCCACCTTCCAGAGCAATCACGAAGGCGCGCTCGTCGACCGCATTCAGGCCGCGCGAACCGAGAAGACCGATTTCATCCTGATCAATCCCGCAGCGTACACGCACACAAGCGTGGCGATCCGGGACGCACTGGCGGGCGTCGGCATCCCGTTCGTCGAGATTCATCTGTCGAACGTGCATCGTCGGGAACCGTTTAGGCATCACTCGTATTTCTCCGACCAGGCAGAGGGCGTCATTTGCGGCCTCGGCTGGAAGGGCTATCTGTACGCGCTCGAATATGCGCTCGACCGGCTGGCCGTTGGTGCGGCTGGATCGTCGCGCAACTGA
- a CDS encoding carbohydrate kinase family protein → MATLICGSLAYDNIMTFEGRFREHILPEQVHILNVSFLVPTMRREFGGCAGNIAYSLHLLGGDARIMATLGAVDAQLYVERLDSLGLSKEHVRVLPDTYSAQAMITTDLENNQITAFHPGAMMQSHLNRADQPGMKLGIVAPDGFDGMIQHSEQFAAAGVPFIFDPGQGLPLFDGESLRRMIELATYVAVNDYEAALVSNKTGWSIEEITSRVDALIVTRGEHGAQIHHAGGIEEIPAVKAKQVLDPTGCGDAFRGGLLYGIEKGLGWATTGRLASLMGALKIEHQGPQNYAPSRAEINERFKQAFGYELPEGA, encoded by the coding sequence TTGGCTACGCTGATTTGCGGCTCGCTCGCCTACGACAACATCATGACTTTCGAAGGGCGCTTCCGGGAGCACATCCTGCCGGAACAGGTCCACATCCTGAACGTCAGCTTCCTCGTGCCGACGATGCGCCGCGAATTCGGCGGCTGCGCGGGCAATATCGCCTACTCGCTGCATCTGCTCGGCGGCGACGCGCGCATCATGGCGACGCTCGGCGCTGTCGATGCGCAACTCTACGTCGAGCGTCTCGACTCGCTCGGCCTGTCGAAAGAGCACGTGCGCGTGCTGCCCGACACGTACTCGGCGCAGGCGATGATCACCACCGACCTCGAGAACAATCAGATCACCGCGTTCCACCCGGGCGCGATGATGCAGTCTCATCTGAACCGCGCGGACCAGCCGGGCATGAAGCTCGGCATCGTCGCGCCGGACGGCTTCGATGGCATGATCCAGCACTCCGAACAGTTCGCGGCAGCGGGCGTTCCGTTCATTTTCGATCCGGGCCAGGGACTGCCGCTGTTCGACGGTGAGTCGCTGCGCCGCATGATTGAACTTGCCACTTACGTCGCAGTCAATGATTACGAAGCTGCGCTGGTGAGCAACAAGACGGGCTGGTCGATCGAAGAAATCACGAGCCGTGTCGATGCACTGATCGTCACGCGCGGCGAGCACGGGGCACAGATTCACCATGCAGGCGGCATCGAAGAAATTCCCGCCGTCAAGGCGAAGCAGGTGCTGGACCCCACGGGTTGCGGCGATGCGTTCCGGGGCGGCCTGCTGTACGGCATCGAGAAGGGCCTCGGCTGGGCGACCACGGGCCGTCTCGCCAGTCTGATGGGCGCGCTCAAGATCGAACATCAAGGGCCGCAAAACTATGCGCCGTCGCGCGCGGAGATCAACGAACGGTTCAAGCAGGCGTTCGGCTACGAACTGCCAGAGGGCGCCTGA
- a CDS encoding UDP-N-acetylmuramate--alanine ligase: MVRKSHFDPQRVREEIAIAAARMIAEDGLDYSTAKRKAARQVVGETRVAGEWLPDNDQIEEEIREYQSLFQGDSQPAVLRRLRDIALDWMQRLAPFNTYLTGAVLGGTAGEHSDIHLQAFCDNPKEVAIYLLNANVQYDVSETRHFAGRGYVETLSFLWRPTNEGRDVEPVGIHVALYGTDDLRGAVRANARGRLARADIRAVQALIDESGAAPSTN; this comes from the coding sequence ATGGTTCGCAAATCACACTTCGATCCGCAGCGCGTGCGCGAGGAAATCGCCATCGCGGCTGCGCGAATGATCGCCGAAGACGGTCTCGACTACTCGACGGCCAAGCGCAAGGCTGCGCGGCAGGTCGTCGGGGAGACGCGTGTCGCGGGCGAATGGCTGCCCGATAACGACCAGATCGAGGAAGAAATCCGCGAATATCAGTCGCTGTTCCAGGGTGACAGCCAGCCGGCCGTGCTGCGGCGGCTGCGCGACATCGCGCTCGACTGGATGCAGCGGCTCGCGCCGTTCAATACCTATTTGACGGGCGCCGTGCTGGGCGGGACAGCCGGCGAACATTCCGATATTCATCTGCAAGCGTTCTGCGACAACCCGAAGGAAGTCGCCATTTACCTGCTGAATGCAAACGTGCAGTACGACGTTTCGGAAACACGGCACTTTGCAGGGCGCGGCTACGTCGAAACATTGAGCTTTCTCTGGCGTCCGACGAACGAAGGCCGGGACGTCGAACCGGTAGGCATCCACGTCGCGCTTTACGGCACCGACGACCTCCGCGGCGCCGTACGCGCCAACGCGCGCGGCCGTCTTGCGCGCGCCGATATCCGCGCCGTTCAGGCGCTGATCGACGAAAGCGGCGCGGCGCCTTCCACGAACTAA
- a CDS encoding glycine zipper 2TM domain-containing protein has translation MKTTNRRLGRLVVGAVIVSSLALSGCAYNSSSADVYTSSQAQREETVRMGIVDSVRAVKISSNNGQPSGIGAIGGGALGAVAGSAIGGGRGSILTGIVGGLAGAVAGNTIENSTAMRDGIEITVRLDNGDMRAITQSATGEIFRAGERVRLLSSGGVTRVTH, from the coding sequence ATGAAAACAACGAATCGCAGGTTGGGCCGCCTCGTCGTAGGCGCGGTGATCGTCAGCTCGCTCGCTTTGTCGGGCTGTGCGTATAACAGCAGTTCTGCCGATGTCTACACGTCGTCGCAGGCGCAACGCGAAGAGACCGTCCGCATGGGCATTGTCGACAGCGTGCGCGCCGTGAAGATCAGCTCGAACAACGGGCAGCCGAGCGGCATCGGCGCAATCGGCGGCGGCGCGCTCGGTGCCGTGGCAGGCAGCGCGATCGGCGGCGGACGGGGTTCCATTCTGACGGGCATCGTCGGCGGCCTGGCGGGCGCTGTCGCGGGCAACACCATTGAGAACAGCACGGCGATGCGCGACGGCATCGAAATCACCGTGCGCCTCGACAACGGCGACATGCGCGCGATCACGCAAAGCGCCACGGGCGAAATCTTCCGCGCCGGCGAGCGCGTGCGCCTGCTCTCGAGCGGCGGCGTGACGCGCGTCACGCACTGA
- the accB gene encoding acetyl-CoA carboxylase biotin carboxyl carrier protein has translation MDLRKLKTLIDLVSESGISELEVTEGEGKVRIVKNAPPVYVQQPGNFAPQFAPSAPAAVGHAEQATAGAPATPAAAAPQGHVVTSPMVGTFYRAPSPGADPFVQVGDTVKEGQTICIIEAMKLLNEIESDQAGVIKEILVENGQAVEYGQPLFVIG, from the coding sequence ATGGATCTACGTAAACTGAAGACTCTGATCGACCTCGTCTCCGAGTCCGGCATCTCCGAACTCGAAGTGACCGAGGGCGAAGGCAAGGTGCGCATCGTCAAGAACGCGCCGCCGGTTTACGTCCAGCAGCCCGGCAACTTCGCGCCGCAGTTCGCGCCATCGGCACCGGCCGCCGTCGGTCACGCAGAGCAGGCGACCGCCGGCGCACCTGCAACGCCCGCCGCGGCCGCGCCGCAAGGTCATGTCGTGACCTCGCCGATGGTCGGCACGTTCTACCGCGCGCCGTCGCCGGGCGCAGATCCGTTCGTGCAGGTGGGCGACACGGTCAAGGAAGGCCAGACGATCTGCATCATCGAAGCGATGAAGCTGCTGAACGAAATCGAATCGGACCAGGCTGGCGTGATCAAGGAAATCCTCGTCGAGAACGGCCAGGCGGTCGAATACGGCCAGCCGCTGTTCGTGATCGGCTGA